One Archangium violaceum genomic window, GATCCCGGACAGGCTGAATGGATTCAGGGTATGTACGGTGCCACTCTTGATGAAGAGCAGTTGATGGATGTTCCCAACGGCGTTCTTCCCCCTCGCCACGATGTAGACATCGTGCACTCCGGCCACGGGGACGGTGGACCCGTACTGGGTCGTGAAGTTGTTCCATCCTCCCGTCGAGGAGACATGGAGGACGTCGAGCAGTTGTCCCGTCGGCCTGTCCAGTCTGATTTCGAAGGACCCGCCGACCTCATGGTCCGGGAGCGCGACGATCAGTTGATAGGAGCTTGGGCCATTGGCCTCGAAGTCCACCTCGGCGAATTTGATCCAATCGCCGTCATCGAAGCTGCCTACAGCCCCCCCGGCCTCACCGTTGGGTCCCGGGGTGAGCCTGGTACCCGATTGAGCGTCGTAGGTGTTGGCCACGAGGGCCTGGTAATAGGGAGTGCGTGCCGCCAGTGCCGTACCTGGCAGGAGCTGCACGGCGCTCATGACGAGCCCCAGAGACAACAATCGAGAGAGCTGTCCACGGAAGAGATTCATGGGTGTGTTCTCCATCTCGGTCTCGACGTTTCACCTTTGCTGCCGTCGAGGAACTCGTACTCCCCGTAGCAGGGCCGCATGACTGGAGCGTGACTGGGGAGCGCTGGCCGGTCCGTGGAGCAGGCCGGCAGGCGCCAATGTCCAGGTAGGGGGGAGGGGTTCGAGGTCCCTGGATGTGGGCCTTGCGCACCGCCCGGGGCGCTTTACTCAAGAGGCGTCCGAACATCTGGGAAAGGAGGTTTCCTCGTGCCATCCATCATCTTTCGTAACGGTCCGACGTTTCCCCTTCTCCGGGCCCTGGGTGACTGGCCTTCGCGGTACGTCGAGGTCCGCATCGAGGGGCAGGTTCTCTCCATCGTGGCCACGCGCCGTCACGGCATCCTCACGGTCGTGTTCCCCAAGACGCCGGTTGTCTCGTCGCGCTCCATCCCCGTGCGCGCTGGATGGAATGAGTCCTCGAGGCCCGTGCGCTCGTTGGACCTGGGCACGCTGCCTCGTGAAGAGCGGCGCCCCGGCTTCTGGCAGCGGGTGAAGGAGTGGCTCATGGGGCCCCGGCGCTCCGCCGTGTAGGCCCCACGAGTCATACCCCCGGCTGCCTGCGCAGTGGGCTCCGGGGGCTCCTTCACGCAGCAGGGGCGGAGGCGAGCGTGGAACCTGAGGCCGCGGCGAGGGAGGCGCGGAAGAAGGACGGGGACTGCGCCGTCAGTCAGCCAGCGGATCCTCGAGGATCTCCGGCATCTCGAACGCGTCGAGGATCGGCGGCCAGCGCTCCCAGAACACCGCCCAATTGTACTCCGTGGGCGGTGAGGTGAGGGGATTCCCATCCCGGTCCGGATGGGCATACGCGTAATCCGCCAACGTCCACTCCAGTGTGCCGAAGTGCACCACGAGCAGTGGCGTCAGCGCCCGCATCAACGCGGGGCGTGACACCTCGTCCGCGTGTGGCCAGGCCGGCGTGAAGACCGCCTGCACCGTATCGTGCTGCTCGCGCCACGCCAGGTAGTTGTTGGCCATGGCGATGAACGCCTCGCGCTCCTGGCGCCCGGGGGTGAGCCGGGCCTGCTCGTAGAGCGCGAAGGCCGCCACCATCAGGCTCCGGCTGTCCATTCCGGGGAAGAGCGCGTCGAAGGCGTGGGGCCTCGGTGTGTCGAACGCATGGGCGAGCGCGTAGTCGTAGGCGAGCTGGGCTTCCACGGGAGCTGCTCCGGACAGGGAGAACTCCGCGAGCACGCGCTCCGGAGTCACCGCTCCGGCGGACTGGCGCCATGTCAGGTACGAGGTCGCCGCGCCGCCGATGTCCGTGAAGATGGCCACGTCGCCCCCGTGCAGCGTGCGCTCCAGCGTGAGCACCACGGCCTCCGCCTTGTCGAGCGGGTTCCATGCCGGTGCGCTCCAGTAGAGCGCGGCCATGCGTGCCGCGGTGAGGGTGAGAGTGCGGGGAGCCGCGAGCGCCTTGCCGTTCATCGCCGTGGTGAGCGCGGCGAGCGAGGCGGCCGCATCCCGGGCTCACTGCTCGGGCTGCCCCTGCCAGCGGCCCTCCTCGGCCCCTCCGCTCCAGCCCTCACCCTCAACACGGCCTCTCTTCCGCCTATGCGCCGCTTACCCAGGTCGCGCGCGAGTAGCCCTGAGCCCGCGCTGGCTCAGCGGTACTTCTCGATGAACTGAGTCACCGCAGTGAGGAATGCCTCGGGCTCCTCGAAGGGTGCCATGTGCGCGGACTTCTCGAAGATGACGAGGAACTTGTGCTCGGGAGGTGTACCCAGGTTGTCATAGGCGTCGTGCGCCATGGCGACCGGCACCGCGCCGTCGTGCCGCCCCCACAGCACGAGTGAGGGGATGGTGATGCGCGAGAGCTTCGGGGACATCTGCAGCGCGTCGTAGAAGGCGTCGTCGGAGAGGATCTTCTCGAGGACGAGACCGTTGTTCGTGAGCATGGCCCCGAACGAGAAGGGCGAGAAGAGCAGCAGATCCGCGCCAACGCCGGGCGAATTCGACGGATCATGGAAGTAGCCCCCCGCCTTGGTGCACAGGCGCTGCCATTTCCAGAGGTTGTCGCTGCTCATCCGCGTCCCCTTCATCGACTCGGCCCACTCGGGAACGCCGCGCCACGTGTCCACCTCCTCGCCCGCTGCCAGCTTCCGCTCGGCGTAGACCTTCACGTAGTCGAGCGCGAAGTCCCAGTTCTTCTGCCAGTCGTGGTTGCCATCCAGGTCGATCCATCCGGCCACGCCCTCCTGGTGCTTGAGGAGGTAGGCGGTCCCCAGGGTGCCGCCCCAGCTCGGGCCGAAGAGGAAGAGCTTCTGGACATCATTGCGCTGGCGAAGCGTGCTGATGACGGCGTGGGTGTCCGCGACGAACTGCTCGAGCGAGAGCGTCTCGGGTGTGGGGTTGCCCTGGGCCACCCCGGTGGCGCGCTGGTCCCAGTAGACGACGGCGTACTTCTCCTCGAGGGACTCCGTGACGGGCGACACATAGGACATGCTCGAATTGCCAGGGCCTCCGGCGAGCACCACCATGAAGACACCGGAGTCCGTGTTGCCACGCACCCACACCGGCAGGTCCGCGCCGGCACTGCGCACGAAGAAGAAATCGCCCTCGGTCTGGAACCGGCCGCAGCCAGTCAGGAGCGCGGAGAGCAACAGGGCGACGGTCGCGAGGGTTCTCATTGGAAGCGGACTCCGAGTTGCACGGCCGCATGGGGCAACAGCCGCTGGTTGAAGGGGAATTGACCGAAGAGCGTCACGCGGGTGAAGAGGGCAAGCGGGGCCACTCCATTGCGTTGCAGGTCCCAGCCCAGGCCCAGGCTGGCGGTGGGCATGAGGGCAGGCCTGCCAGCATCCGCGGCCGGCTGCACGGCGCCGTCCGGCGAGACCACATAGGCCGGGCCTTGCAGGAAGGTGTGCAGGTAACCAGCACCGGCGAGCAGCTCGCCATACAGGCCAAAGGAAGCCGTGAGGCGTCCGCCTACCTCGGCGGAGGCGAAGAGCCCCACGTGGTTGCGCGGGTGGACGTAGCCGCCCAGATTGCCCGTCAGAACGATGGCACCGCTGCCACCACGGACCAGGCTCAGCTCCGTCCCAACGGTAAGTCCCGGATGAACGAGCGTCTCTCCAAAGTACGCCACGGTCAGCGGAAGGCGCGTCGGCGACTCATCGGCGCGGGCCGGGGAAGAGAGAAGAGCGGCAGCAGATATCACGGCGGCGAGCGCCAGCCGCACGGATGGGCGAGACAGGATGGGCCCGAGACACAGGGGCGTTCCAGCCTGGGTGACGGGTAACTGAAAATCCATGGGTGTTGTTCCTCCTCCCCATGGAACACCGCGGCCCCGTCAAACCGTCACCGCGCTTGCGCGGAGGGCACAGTCCCCCTTTCCCAGAACGCGAGACGGACCGCCGCATTCTCAATTTCCTCCGCCTCGCGCGGTCCGGCGTGCGCTCCACCACCCAGCGGTAGCGTCCCAGCCTACGTTCTCGAAGTTCAGGGCGAACGGTCGCTTCGGGTGATCGCCTCGATGGCGCCTTTCATGTGCCGTATGCAGGCCTCCACCTCCTCGGTGCGATTCGTCCAATCGTCCTCGCATTCTCCGAGATAGGCGGCGCGCGCCAGTTCGAGCGCCGGCCTATGCGCCGGCGGCAGCCGTTCCAGCGCCCATGTCGCGGCGACGTCTTTGGGGAAGATCGCTCCCGTCGCGCGTGTCACCCAGATGCGCGCGAGTGCGAGCAGGACGTTGCGCTCGTCGCCTTCCCAGGTGT contains:
- a CDS encoding carbohydrate-binding protein → MNLFRGQLSRLLSLGLVMSAVQLLPGTALAARTPYYQALVANTYDAQSGTRLTPGPNGEAGGAVGSFDDGDWIKFAEVDFEANGPSSYQLIVALPDHEVGGSFEIRLDRPTGQLLDVLHVSSTGGWNNFTTQYGSTVPVAGVHDVYIVARGKNAVGNIHQLLFIKSGTVHTLNPFSLSGIWARDYNDQSGTTLVTSSGTQVVSDFDDGDWIQFSGMDFGSTGASQVWLTVAAPHEYAGQQLELRLNSPTGQLIGTHTVTGTGGWDTWSGIQSSSVTPVPGIHTLYIVGSGQSKIANIRGFLFVPARSAAMP
- a CDS encoding alpha/beta fold hydrolase, with product MRTLATVALLLSALLTGCGRFQTEGDFFFVRSAGADLPVWVRGNTDSGVFMVVLAGGPGNSSMSYVSPVTESLEEKYAVVYWDQRATGVAQGNPTPETLSLEQFVADTHAVISTLRQRNDVQKLFLFGPSWGGTLGTAYLLKHQEGVAGWIDLDGNHDWQKNWDFALDYVKVYAERKLAAGEEVDTWRGVPEWAESMKGTRMSSDNLWKWQRLCTKAGGYFHDPSNSPGVGADLLLFSPFSFGAMLTNNGLVLEKILSDDAFYDALQMSPKLSRITIPSLVLWGRHDGAVPVAMAHDAYDNLGTPPEHKFLVIFEKSAHMAPFEEPEAFLTAVTQFIEKYR